GGCAGAAGTGAGAATCTCTGCAATTCACCGACCTCCTTATTCAGCAGCCCGCCTATCACGTAGATCGCGGCGATCAGCGGGCTCAGTGCATGCACCGGTTGTCCCAGCATCGAGGCCCGGGCGATATGGATCGGATCCACGCCATACTCCGCCCCGGCCGCCGCCAGAATTGGCACGATGCCGAAGAAGTAGGCGTCATTGGATACAAAGAAAGTGAAAGGCAGCGAGGCAAAGGCGGTAATCAGTGCCATATACTCGCCGGCGGCGTCGGGGATGATGCCGACAAAGGACTCCGACATGGCGTCCACCATGCCTGAGCCGGTCAGGATTCCAGTGAAGACCCCCGCGGAAAATATGAGCGTCGCCACCGTGACCGCGTTTTCCGCGTGCGCGGCGATACGCTCCTTCTGTTGCGACAGCCGTGGGTAGTTGATCAACAAGGCCAGCGCAAAGGTGACGACCATAACCACCGGTAGCGGCGCCAATCCGGTCCCCATGGCGGCGGCCATTCCCAGCATCAGAATAAGGTTGACCCAGACCAGTTTCGGACGTTGGTGGCTGCGGTCAATTTCCGGCAGCTTGCCCCCCGCCTCCGACATCAGCATGTTCTTTCCGGGTTCCCAGCCCAGCCGTTTGCGTTCCCTCAGCCCCAGCCACCACGCCATGCCCGTGGCGTAGACAAGGCCGATCAAAGCCGCCGGGATCAGGCCCCAGAAAACCTCCATCACGTCCAGGTTCAGAGCGCTGGCCACCCGGGCGGTGGGCCCACCCCAGGGGATGATATTGATCATGGTGTTGGTCAGCAGGATCAGCAACGCAATGATCAGCGGATTCATTCCGATACGAAGGTAAACCGGCAGGAAGGCCGTAACCACGATCAGAACGGTGCTGGTGCCGTCGCCATCAAAAGACGTCACCGCCCCCAGAAAAGCGGTGGCCAGCGCTATCCGCAGGGGATCATGGCCGGCAAAACGCGTGATCGATTTGACCAGAGGCTCAAACAAACCTGCGTCGTACATGATCGAGAACAGAAGTATCGCGAACACCAACATGATCGCGATGGGCGCGACTTGCCGCATCCCATCCATGACCATGCCACCCATGTCGCTGCCCAGACCGGCGAGCAATCCGAAAGCCACCGGAACAAGAATAAGGGCCACCACGGCGGACAACCGCCTGGTCATGATCAGTGTCATGAAGGTGATGACCATACCGAAACCAATCCAAGCCATACCGCTTTCCTTGTTATTTTCTGAAGTACACGAATCGACCGCATAGCGATCAGGGCAAAACCGTACACATTGATCAAAATCATGTAAATCTTGATTTTTCTAATACATGTTTACATTCACCATTCATGTATGTTGTAATCGGGCGCAACCCGCGCTTGTCTTGAGCGTCAAAGAGAAAGCAATGTCCCGTGAACGACCAGGACGAACTCCCGTGAGTGACGATCATCTGTACCTGAACGCCGAGGAGGCCGCTGCCATGCTCGGCGTCAGCCTGCCAACCCTGTATGCGTACGTAAGCCGAAAAGGTATTCGCTCGGTGAAGGTTGAAGGGTCACGAAAGCGGCTCTACTGGGCCGCCGACATCGAAAGACTCTCCAGCGGCGAGCGCCAGCCCAGGATAGCCGGCCAACCCGCGCTGGACCTGGGCAATCAAAGCAGCGCGATCACCCTGCTAACCGACAACGGCGTCTACTACCGTGGCGTCAGTGCCACCGAGCTGGCCGACTCCGCCTCTGTCGAGGAAGCCGCGGAACTCATCTGGCAATCAGAAGGCGCATTTTCGGATTCTCTCCCGGTAATGCCGAAAGACACCAAAGCACTGCTTGACCTGTATCGTGATATGACCGTGTCGGAAAAAGCGATCGCGCTGTTTCCGCTGGTTGAAAGGGAGAACCCCCGATCCTTTGACCTGTCACCGGATGCTTACGCCAGGACCGGCGCCGATGTGGTACGCATCCTGGCCTCGCTGATCGCGGGCCGGGGCGCCCCGGACGCAACACCATTGCACCAGTTCCTGACCAGGGAGCTGGGCCTGGATCCAGCGTATCAGGATCTGATCAGGCGCCTTCTGGTCCTGTTCATCGACCACGAGTTTGACCATTGCACCTACAGTGTCAGAGCCGCGGCGCGCACCGGCGTCACCCCCTACTACGCGGCGATCGCGGGACTGACCACCTATCAAGGCAGGAGAACCGCATACAGCCGGCACCAGGCCGCCAACCGGCTGCTTACCGAGATATGCACCGCGAAGGATCCCACTCCCCCGCTGCTACAGCACTTCAGCCAGAGTGGGGAAATCCCGGGCTTCAACCATTCCACGCACAAGGTCGAGGATCCGCGGGTGGACAATCTGATCACCGCCCTGACCGCCATGTTTGAATCCGACCCGGAATTTCGGAACCTGCAGAAAGCCGTCGAGGTGGCGAACGAGTTGGTCCGCAAACCGCCGGAGTTTGTTTTGCTGGCCAGTTTCGTCGGGCGAAAATGCAACCTCGTGGGCGAGGAATTGGCGCTGGCGGGCATTGCCCGCACTATTGGCTGGATCGCCCACGCCAGCGAACAATGTCAACAACCCCTCTCCCGGCAGCGCGCGAACTATGTCGGCCAGCTTCCCCTATAACGTTGTTGCCGTCCCGGCGTTGCCGGGCCTCATGGCCCGGCGCCTTACGACAGCCAGGGACGAGCGGCGAAATGCCTCCGCTCGAACTGCTCGATCTCATCACTCAGTTTGAGCGTGCCGCCAATCGCATCAAGCCCCGACACCAAAGCGTCCTTGCGCAGTCCATCAATGGCGAAGTCGAGCGTGGTGCCATCGGCAAGGGATATCTTCTGCGCGGGCAGATCAATCTCAATCACCGCCGCATCTTCCTCGGACACACTCTTACCCACCCCGCCAACCTGTTCTTGCGTCAACTCGATCAGCAACACCCCATTGCGCTTGCAGTTATCGAAGAAGATGCCGGCGAAACTGCTTCCTATCAAAGCCCGGATACCAAGCTGCCTGAGCCCCCAGACCGCATGCTCACGACTCGAACCGCAGCCGAAATTGGGGCCCACGACAAGAAACTTCGCGTCATACCACGGTGCCTGGTTCAATACGAAATCGGGATTCTTCCGTCCGTCGGGAAGAAAACGCAGATCATGAAACACCCCTTTGTCGAGCCCCGAACGGTCGATCCCCTTCAGAAACTGCTTTGGCATGATGACATCGGTATCGATGTTGGCGGAAAGCATCGGCGCCGCCGCGCCCCTGACATTGGTAAACGGTTCCATTAATCCTCCAGATCCGCGCGATCGTCTTCTCTGACGTCGGCGAGCCGCCCGGCGATGGCGGCCGCGGCCACCATCGCCGGGCTCATCAAATGGGTGCGAGCGCCCGCCCCCTGCCTGCCTTCGAAGTTGCGGTTGGTGCTCGAGGCGCACCGATCGCCAGGCGCGAGCACATCGTC
This sequence is a window from Alloalcanivorax dieselolei B5. Protein-coding genes within it:
- the leuD gene encoding 3-isopropylmalate dehydratase small subunit is translated as MEPFTNVRGAAAPMLSANIDTDVIMPKQFLKGIDRSGLDKGVFHDLRFLPDGRKNPDFVLNQAPWYDAKFLVVGPNFGCGSSREHAVWGLRQLGIRALIGSSFAGIFFDNCKRNGVLLIELTQEQVGGVGKSVSEEDAAVIEIDLPAQKISLADGTTLDFAIDGLRKDALVSGLDAIGGTLKLSDEIEQFERRHFAARPWLS
- a CDS encoding citrate synthase translates to MSDDHLYLNAEEAAAMLGVSLPTLYAYVSRKGIRSVKVEGSRKRLYWAADIERLSSGERQPRIAGQPALDLGNQSSAITLLTDNGVYYRGVSATELADSASVEEAAELIWQSEGAFSDSLPVMPKDTKALLDLYRDMTVSEKAIALFPLVERENPRSFDLSPDAYARTGADVVRILASLIAGRGAPDATPLHQFLTRELGLDPAYQDLIRRLLVLFIDHEFDHCTYSVRAAARTGVTPYYAAIAGLTTYQGRRTAYSRHQAANRLLTEICTAKDPTPPLLQHFSQSGEIPGFNHSTHKVEDPRVDNLITALTAMFESDPEFRNLQKAVEVANELVRKPPEFVLLASFVGRKCNLVGEELALAGIARTIGWIAHASEQCQQPLSRQRANYVGQLPL
- a CDS encoding CitMHS family transporter; the protein is MAWIGFGMVITFMTLIMTRRLSAVVALILVPVAFGLLAGLGSDMGGMVMDGMRQVAPIAIMLVFAILLFSIMYDAGLFEPLVKSITRFAGHDPLRIALATAFLGAVTSFDGDGTSTVLIVVTAFLPVYLRIGMNPLIIALLILLTNTMINIIPWGGPTARVASALNLDVMEVFWGLIPAALIGLVYATGMAWWLGLRERKRLGWEPGKNMLMSEAGGKLPEIDRSHQRPKLVWVNLILMLGMAAAMGTGLAPLPVVMVVTFALALLINYPRLSQQKERIAAHAENAVTVATLIFSAGVFTGILTGSGMVDAMSESFVGIIPDAAGEYMALITAFASLPFTFFVSNDAYFFGIVPILAAAGAEYGVDPIHIARASMLGQPVHALSPLIAAIYVIGGLLNKEVGELQRFSLLPAIVASLIFIAGAFITGAIY